The following coding sequences lie in one Leptospira saintgironsiae genomic window:
- a CDS encoding efflux transporter outer membrane subunit, which produces MPLAVLLVSCLNGPAFDLAPKYLSPDYVVPDSWSGSGPFVKANPSEGEAIQADWWKLFNDPVLNKLEEQAIAANPDLQAAAERFIQARDAMLKVRSQLIPHLGVGLSGSNNRQSDDRLFRGAGEANQEGTASLGGIASWEPDFWSSIRNSTRAQIYNAQSVAADFALARLSLQAELAADYFTFRGLNAQDTTYRQSIEFYEQSLNLVNERYKGGIAPELDVQRAQYLLSSTQAKRLDIQSKMRVTENAIAILLNRAPTGFSIPPVEEVHVVTFKVPNTLPSTLLERRPDIASMERKMAIANRNIGIARAAFFPNISFSAGGGFEGGVNLVQLANSFWSYGSTVSLPIFQGGYRRAQLQQAWSAYRETEDIYRSTVLNAFREVENGLTETTYMSQQSQRQEQAVEAASQVQNMTMALYKGGLSNSLELIYAQVNTLDARIDAILVKTELNRASVRLIRALGGGWKNSQLPKDDEIQPFNIFDYSNSKKPDAAGGIDVNADDDNSQNKNLTAPVLNK; this is translated from the coding sequence TTGCCATTGGCAGTCTTATTGGTTTCTTGTTTGAATGGTCCTGCCTTTGATCTCGCTCCTAAATATTTAAGTCCGGACTATGTAGTTCCGGATTCTTGGAGCGGATCTGGTCCTTTCGTAAAAGCAAATCCTTCGGAAGGAGAAGCGATACAAGCAGATTGGTGGAAACTTTTTAACGATCCTGTATTAAATAAATTAGAAGAACAAGCGATCGCTGCGAATCCAGATTTGCAAGCTGCCGCAGAAAGATTTATCCAGGCAAGAGATGCGATGCTTAAAGTCCGTTCTCAATTAATCCCTCATCTTGGAGTCGGATTAAGTGGCTCGAATAACAGGCAATCAGACGATCGACTTTTTAGGGGAGCTGGAGAAGCAAATCAAGAAGGGACTGCTTCCTTAGGAGGAATTGCTTCTTGGGAACCTGACTTTTGGTCTTCTATCAGAAACTCAACAAGAGCACAAATTTATAATGCACAATCCGTTGCCGCTGATTTTGCTTTAGCACGATTGAGCTTACAAGCGGAACTTGCTGCTGATTATTTTACCTTTAGAGGTTTGAATGCTCAGGATACAACCTACCGCCAATCCATAGAATTTTATGAGCAATCTTTAAATCTTGTGAATGAAAGATACAAGGGAGGTATAGCTCCCGAATTGGATGTGCAAAGAGCTCAGTATCTTCTTTCCAGTACTCAAGCAAAACGTTTAGATATTCAATCTAAGATGAGAGTAACTGAGAATGCAATTGCGATCCTACTTAATAGAGCTCCCACTGGATTCTCTATCCCTCCAGTAGAAGAAGTGCATGTTGTTACATTTAAGGTGCCAAATACCCTTCCTTCTACTTTACTAGAACGTAGACCTGATATTGCTTCGATGGAAAGAAAAATGGCAATCGCAAACCGTAATATTGGAATAGCTCGTGCAGCATTCTTTCCTAATATTTCGTTTAGTGCAGGAGGTGGATTTGAGGGTGGAGTTAACTTAGTCCAACTTGCAAATAGTTTTTGGTCTTATGGCTCCACAGTTTCTCTTCCAATTTTTCAAGGTGGATATCGTAGAGCTCAATTGCAACAAGCATGGTCTGCTTACAGAGAAACAGAAGATATCTATCGCTCCACAGTGTTGAACGCATTTAGGGAAGTAGAAAATGGACTTACAGAAACTACTTATATGTCCCAACAATCCCAAAGACAGGAGCAAGCTGTAGAAGCAGCCTCTCAAGTACAAAACATGACAATGGCTTTGTATAAAGGGGGTTTAAGTAATAGCTTGGAATTGATATACGCTCAAGTAAATACTCTGGACGCTCGAATAGATGCAATCTTGGTTAAAACTGAATTAAACAGAGCATCTGTTAGATTGATCAGAGCATTGGGTGGTGGCTGGAAAAATTCTCAATTGCCTAAAGACGATGAGATCCAACCTTTCAATATATTCGATTATTCTAATTCTAAAAAACCAGATGCAGCCGGTGGAATAGATGTAAATGCAGACGACGATAATTCTCAGAATAAAAATTTAACGGCGCCTGTTTTAAATAAATGA
- a CDS encoding efflux RND transporter periplasmic adaptor subunit, with amino-acid sequence MIPTVPKKKLLTLSSISFGVIFLCYIFYQQIHSAEEFRKEALEASIPNVSVVSPTPPNPLETITLPGTVRAWYEAVIYAQVPGYVKMWYKDYGAEVNEGDVLARIKVPALDAEYAQAEADLDSQKAKYKLAAVTADRYLALRSSHAVSEQSISVAVADKNSEEAKLKSAEKNVDKYKARINFKTIVAPFKGVVIQRNINVGDYVNQEGNIDDSKTPSNLFTVADIHKMRLFVSVPGTFAYLLKPGLAAELTVQQFPNRKFIANFLTISKGFDLNMRTVIAEFTIDNKDRSLWPGSYAQVTLTAPVKKDLLTIPSSSLVFDENGTQVATVTQDNKVHFKPITVNKIIDSIIEVRDGVSTSDRIVNNPSASLLEGDQVRVVEPRNGYSDMNSSKKEDSKHEPVASK; translated from the coding sequence ATGATTCCAACAGTACCTAAAAAGAAACTTTTAACACTATCTTCTATCTCATTCGGAGTTATATTCCTGTGCTATATATTCTATCAACAAATACATAGCGCAGAAGAATTCCGAAAGGAAGCCTTGGAAGCATCCATTCCGAATGTTTCCGTAGTAAGCCCTACACCCCCCAATCCTTTGGAAACGATTACTCTTCCAGGAACAGTTCGCGCATGGTATGAGGCTGTGATCTATGCTCAGGTCCCTGGTTACGTAAAGATGTGGTATAAAGACTATGGCGCAGAAGTAAACGAAGGAGACGTACTTGCTCGTATCAAGGTTCCTGCATTGGACGCAGAATATGCACAAGCAGAAGCAGATCTAGATTCTCAAAAAGCAAAATACAAACTGGCAGCGGTTACTGCAGACAGATATCTAGCATTAAGAAGTTCTCATGCAGTTTCGGAACAGTCTATTTCTGTAGCAGTGGCAGATAAAAATTCAGAAGAAGCAAAGCTGAAATCTGCAGAGAAGAATGTGGATAAATATAAGGCCAGGATCAATTTTAAAACGATAGTTGCTCCTTTCAAAGGAGTTGTGATCCAAAGAAATATCAACGTAGGTGATTATGTTAACCAAGAAGGGAATATTGATGATAGCAAAACTCCTTCTAACCTATTCACAGTGGCGGATATCCATAAAATGCGTTTATTCGTATCTGTTCCCGGAACATTCGCTTACTTATTAAAACCTGGATTAGCTGCCGAACTCACCGTGCAACAATTCCCAAATCGTAAATTTATAGCAAACTTTCTTACTATCTCTAAAGGTTTCGATCTGAACATGAGAACTGTAATTGCAGAATTCACGATAGATAATAAGGACAGATCTTTATGGCCAGGTTCTTATGCACAAGTCACTCTCACTGCTCCAGTTAAAAAGGATCTTTTAACAATCCCTTCCAGTTCTTTGGTATTTGATGAAAACGGTACCCAAGTTGCAACTGTCACCCAAGACAATAAGGTACATTTCAAACCAATCACTGTGAATAAGATTATAGATTCTATAATTGAAGTAAGAGATGGAGTTAGCACGAGCGATAGAATCGTGAATAATCCTTCTGCTTCTTTATTGGAAGGTGATCAAGTAAGAGTCGTAGAACCAAGAAACGGATATTCAGATATGAATTCTTCAAAAAAAGAAGATTCAAAACATGAACCAGTAGCATCCAAATGA